The Gemmatimonadota bacterium genome includes a region encoding these proteins:
- a CDS encoding DUF11 domain-containing protein, with translation MGVNDPAGNNLATDGNTVITPTADLSVTKTDGVTSVNQNGTVTYAIVASNAGPSAVTGATVTDVFPAQLTGATWTCAATAGSAARRAGRAISPRR, from the coding sequence GTGGGCGTCAACGACCCGGCGGGCAACAACCTCGCGACCGACGGCAACACGGTCATCACGCCGACGGCGGACCTCTCGGTCACCAAGACCGACGGCGTGACGAGCGTGAACCAGAACGGCACCGTCACCTACGCGATCGTGGCGAGCAACGCGGGCCCGAGCGCGGTGACGGGCGCGACGGTGACGGATGTCTTCCCGGCGCAGCTGACGGGCGCGACCTGGACCTGCGCCGCGACGGCGGGCTCGGCTGCGCGGCGAGCGGGTCGGGCAATCTCGCCACGTCGGTGA